The Methanosarcina acetivorans C2A genome includes the window GCAGAGCCAGTATTTCCGGGAGAAAAGGACTGAGACTTCTAAAAAGATGGGAATGGAGGCTGGATTACCTAAAGCTGTTGTGCCAGTAGGCAGGGCATATGTGCAGGTATATGATTCTGAAAATACAACAACGTTTCAAAAGACACTAAAGCGTGATCAAGGAGGGAATTCTTCTCCTACAGGCATTGAATCCGTGGATCTCACTTACGATTACGTTAGCAAAGATCGCGATTTTTTAAAGGAGAAAGTAATAAACCGAAATTCCCTGGATAACAATGGCATGGATCTGATATGCAACGTACATTTCGGTGTAAAATACAATAACGCTTTTTGGGATGGCGAGCAAATCACTCTTGGTGATGGAGACGGCATAATATTCACCAACTTTTCCAAATCTCTTGATGTAATAGCTCATGAACTGGGTCATGGCGTTGTTCAGTTTACTGCTGACTTTGAATATCATGGTCAATCGGGCGCTTTGAATGAACATTTCGCTGATGTATTTGGAACGGTGATCACGCAGTGGGTCGAGAATCAGACTTCAGACAAAGCTGATTGGCTAATCGGTGACGAGATCATGGGGCCGGAATTATATGGAGAAGCCCTTCGTTCCATGAGTGAACCGGGAACTGCATATGATAACAGTATTTTAGGCAAGGATCCTCAACCTGCACATATGAAAGATATCTACACTGGCACTGGCGATAACGGTGGTGTGCACATCAACAGCGGCATTATGAATAAAGCTTTTTACCTCACAGCCATCGAAATAGGGACCGATCAAGCAGCTTTAATCTGGTATAATGCATTACAGAACCTCTGGCCTACTGCAATTTTCAAGGAAGCTGTCGGGGAGATTGTAAAAGCTGCACGGATTCTTGCAAAAAACAACAAAGTAGACAAAGATGCGACGCAAAGAGTAAGAACAGCTTTTAGGGAAGTAGGGCTATTTTAAATTAGATTAATGGGAACAAAGCTAATTAATGTAGAAAATCGGCTTCATACCGTGAATTGGCTTCATACCGTGAATTGGCTTCATACCGTGAATTGGCTTCATACCGTGAATTGAGTTCTGAGACAGCCAATGAGGAGGAATTTTATGGATTGCTTCCAGTGCCTTGTAAAAGTGTTGGGAGCTTTCCATAATCATATAGGAGCAAGATGGTCATGCACATCGACTTTGAAAGTTCAGGTGGATATGCCAATATTAAGTTAAAATATCATGGGAACACAGATACACTTCCTGAAGAAGTTGCCGATAAGCTCATACAGCTTGTAGAAAGCTCCAGGATATTTGACCTTAAAGAAAAAGAAGTTATTCCCAATTTATCCGGCCCTCCTGATGTATTGCACTATAAACTTATGGTTCATGAAGGAAATATGAGGATTTCTTTATCATTTAATGACATTACGGCTCCAGATTCATTACTTCCTCTAATAACTTTTTTGCAAGAACTTGCATGGGATCAGATCAGAAAAGGCAAATAATAACTTACTTTCATCGGTTAACGATTTTTATGTGCCACTTCGATCAGGGAAAATGGGAAGAAAAAGAAACATATCAACAAATGAAAATTCTCAATTTTCAATATTCCATTATAAAGAGATTGGGGGCACGAATATATTCCTTGTTTGAAGCGAGGTGTACCAGTGCAACTTTGATTTTTCCTACCATCCCCGTAAACCTTATATTCCCAAGAACATTTCATTTCAGCAATTTGATCATTTCCCTTCCGAAAGCATGCAGATCTCCTGGATTCCTTGAAGATACGAGGTTCCCGTCCACGACAACTTCACTATCTTCGTATTGTGCTCCTGCAGCTATGATGTCGTCCCTGATTCCTATCCAGCAGGTAGCTTTCCTGCCTTTTATCACGTCTGCCGAGACAAGAACCTGCGGGCCGTGGCAGATTGAAGCAACGGGTTTGTTTTTCTTGAAAAAGTTTTTTACAATCTCAAGGGCATCCTTATCAAGCCTCATTTTTTCCGGACCTTTTCCGCCGGAGATTACGATGATATCATAATCTGCAGAGTTCACATCCTTAAAAGCGATATCGGCAGTGATTTCATAGCCGTGCTTTCCTGTTATCGGCCCCTTTTTCATAGAGGCTACATGTGTGGTTATACCTTCCTCTTTCAGACGGTGGTAAGGATAAAAAAGTTCAAGGTCTTCAAAACCATCGGCTCCGAATACAAGTGCTTTCATATGAGACTCCCCCGGTTAAGTTATGGTTTTAGCTTAAGGTTCATTTTTCGGTTTAGCTTAAAGTTCAGGCTTTTCTGTTTAGACCTATGATTATCTGCCTATGATTATCTGCCTATGATTATCTGCCTATGATTATCTGGTCTTGAGTTCTGATTTTATGCGCTGATTGTTGAAATAAAGATTATTTCCGCGGCAAATATACCTTGTCTGGTTCTGAAAATAAAACAGGTGAAATTCAATTACATGGGTCGAATCCGTTTCCTCTCCGGCAATAAACTTTTGAGAGGGCCTGTTCAAGGTCTGCAATTATATCTTCAGGGTCTTCGATTCCAACAGACAGCCTGACAAGTCCGTCTTTGATTCCGACCTTGTTTCTTATATGCCCGGGAATGCAGGCATGGGTCATGGAAGCGGGGTGTTGGATAAGGGTATCAGTTGCCCCCAGGCTCACTGCAAGAGAGCAGAGCCTGACGCTGTCCATAAGCCTGCGCCCGGCTTCAACTCCTCCCCTGATCTCGAAAGAGAGCATTCCACCATAGCCGCTCATCTGTTTTTTTGCGACCTCGTGCTGAGGATGGTTTGAAAGTCCGGGATACCTGACCCATTCTACTGTGGGATGAGCCTCAAGGAAGTTTGCAACCGTCAGGGCGTTTTCAGCATGCCTTTCCATCCGGATGTGCAGAGTCTTAAGCCCCCTGATACAGAGCCAGGCTTCGTGCAGTCCCATGATCCCTCCGGTATACCCAACAACCTTTCCCAGGCTTTTCATAAAATCCCTGCTCCCTACAACGATTCCACCGAGAAGGTCAGCGTGCCCGCCTATGTATTTTGTGCAGCTGCTTAGGGATATGTCTGCCCCGAGTTCAAGGGGTTTCTGGAAATACGGCGTTGCAAAGGTATTATCCACGATGCAAATGGCCCCCTGTGCCTTTGCAAGTTTGGAAATCTCCCTGATGTCGCAGACCGTTATTGTGGGATTGGCAGGCGTTTCCAGAAAAACCATTCTGGTTTCCGGCTTAAAGGCTGCTCTCACCTTTTTTATATCGGATGTATCAACAAAACTGACATCTATCCCAAACCCGGGCAGGATCTCCGAAAAGAGGCTGTAGGTGCAGCCGTACACCACATCCGTTGAGATCAGGTGGTCTCCCTGTTTCAGGGTTGAGAGTACAACTGCGGTTATTGCAGCCATTCCGGAAGCAAAGGTCTGTCCTGCCTCCCCGCCCTCAAGTACAGCAACCTTTTCGGCAAGGACCGCATGTGTAGGTGTGTTCGGAGGGATTCTTGTGTATACGTACCCTGATTCCTCTCCTGCAAACCTGGCAGCCCCCTGTTCGACATTCTTAAAAATGAAAGTTGAAGTCTGAAATATCGGAGTCGTATGCGCCCCGAAGACAGGGTCCGGCTCTTCTCCTGCATGCACACATTTGGTTGCAAACTTAAGTTCTCTTTCCATATCCCTAAAACCCCCTGTTAAAATTAATGTCCAGACAAATTATCTGTCTTTCCGGTAATTATTTGTTTGGAAGAAAAGGCAAGAAAGAGGTTTAAGGTTGTCCTAACTTAATAAAGAAAACTTGTTTTTGAGCAGGTACATCAGAAATTTTAAAAATATAACAGGCTATATACGTGAAGCAAAAAGCCGCAATATTACTGAGAAGTTACGGATGTTGCGCCAGAATCAAGCTAAAACGTTAAAGGAAGGCCTTCCGTGATAAAATCGATACTTGATAACGACCTTTATAAATTCACCATGCAAATGGCTGTACTGGAATTATTTCCAAAAGCAGAGGCAGAATATCGTTTTACCAATCGTGGATCCCATCACTTTTCCGAAGAGTTCGTAGAAAAGCTCAGGAGAGTCATAGACGAAGATATCTCCGCCCTGATGCTGACAGAAGACGAATACCAGTGGCTTGGTGAAAACTGCTCTTTTTTAAAACCGATGTACCTTGAATACCTCAAAAATTTCCGCTTCAAACCCGGGGAAGTAGAAGTCTGCCTCACCGAAGAAAAAGAACTGGACATCCGAATAAAAGGGCCCTGGCATAGCACGATTCTCTGGGAGATTGTTCTTATGGCTGCGGTCTCCGAACTCTACTTCACGACTATAGAAAAGGAATGGAACGGAAAGGAATGGGACGGAAACATCTCCGCGACATCCGAATCCATCCTTACAGCCTATGGAGAAAAAATCCTGGAAATCGGAAAGATCCTTGAGGAAAACGGTTGCCTTTTTGCCGAGTTCGGGACCCGCAGGCGAAGAAGCTTTGAACTCCACGACCAGGTGATGAAAACCCTTCTGCAGATAGAAACCCTCACAGGGACCAGCAATGTCTTTTTTGCAAAAAAGTATGGTTTAAAACCTATAGGTACGGTAGGCCACGAGTGGATTATGGGCACTTCTGCGCTTATAGGGCTCAGGTATGCTAACCGCTTCGCTTTCGAAAACTGGGTGGAGGTCTACAAAGGAGACCTTGGGATTGCCCTTACGGATACCTTCGGCTCTGAGGCCTTTTTTAAGGATATGGATCTGAAACTGTCAAAAATCTACGACGGGTTCAGACACGACAGTGGAGACCCTTTCACCTTTGTGGACAGGGTGATAGATCATTACAGGAAAATGGGCATCGACCCGATGAAAAAGGTAATAGTTTTCAGCGATGCCCTCAACGCCGAAGCCGCAATCCGGCTCAAAAAATACTGCCAGGACAAAATCAACTGCAGTTTCGGGATAGGTACAAGCCTTACCAACAATTCGGAATTTTTCCGGGAAAGTCCTCCCCTGAATATGGTGATTAAACTCCACAGTGTTAACGGCATTCCGGTAGTGAAATTAAGCGACTCTCCCGAAAAAGAGACAGGAGAAAGGGACGCCCTGAGGGTTGCAAACTATATCGTCGGAAGAAAAGGGCTGGATGAATGACTTAAAGAAGAAAGTTAGAAAAAAGAAAAGGAAAGAAGAGGGAAAAAGAAGGAAAAGAAGAGGGAAAAAGAAGGAAAAGAAGAGGGAAAAAGAAGGAAAAGAAGAGGGAAAAAGAAGGAAAAGAAGAGGGAAAAAGAAGGAAAAGAAGAGGGAAAAAGAAGGAAAAAGAAGGAAAAGAAGGAGAAGAATCCTGACTTAGAGCCTATCCGAAAAGTGTTGTGACCTACTGTAACTTTTACAATTGGCAATATGCACAACTTAACTGATACTCGATATTATGACCTATTGTAACTTCTACAACATGCCATTATTGACTTTTCGGATAGATCTTTAATGACCAAATATTCTGCTTCAGGAAGAAATGTTTCGTTCCTCAGATCCTCAGATATATTCATTGAATACTCTGTAGAATACCTGTAGAATATCTGTATACAGCATATCCCTGCTGGTCCCGGTCCGCAGAGAGTGAAGGGTCTCTTATGTAAGTGCCGTTGCTATCGTCTTTCAGCCAGGACCTTACGAAAAACACAATTTCCTCGGTTCGGTTATTCGGTGTCACTGTCACGTTGAGCGTTTCTTCCTTCCCCGCACCCCAATCATACTCCGCAAGTTCAACAAGTGGATACTGAGCGGTTATCTCTCCGGTATTTCCCTGGATAGAATTTCCTTTTGAATAAACATCAACACTGCTGCCTGTTCCCTCTACATCTTCTATCGTCTCATTTTCAGGGAAGGAGACTGAGATATAGCCTTCAGATGCGTTTCCTCCTTCATTGAGTACTGTTACGGAAATTGTGACATTTCCCTCCGGAGAAACTCCTTCGGGAGGAGCGGCTTTTACACTGGTGATTTCTGGATAGGGGGAGATATAAGAGGAGGAGACGAGCTTTATAATAACAATGTCAGAACCACTAACTGTAGCTGTATCTGAACTTTCAAATGTAGTTGCATTGGAACCATTTATTTCATCAATATCCGAACCATTTGCATCAATATCCGAACCATTAATGTTGGAACCGTTTATCATATCAGTGTTCGTCGAATTAATTTCAGAATTATTCTCCGGGTTGTATCCCGCAAAAACGATTTTTGACCCGTCAGGGCTCCACTTTGGAACAGAATCAGGACTTCCGGTGTTGTTTGTAACTCTGGATCTATAGTTTCCTTCGATATCCCTGAGCCAGATATCAGGGCTTCCGCCTTCGTCTGAGACGTACGCTATCCATTTTCCGTTTGGACTGAAAGAGGGGTTCCATTCGTTACAGGATGTATTTGTTAACCTGACCTGGTTTGTACCATAAAAGTCTATTACCCATAGATCTGAGTTATCTTCTGAATCTTTTGCGCTGTATATCACTCTCAGCCCTAGAGGACACCAGTCCTTCCCAGTCCCCACATTTTCAGAGGTTCCAAGCCTGAATTTGTTGCTTCCGTCCCGGTCAACTATCCATAACTGCGACGGGATCTCTGCCGCCTTCTGCGTGTAGGTTATTTTTTTCCCGAGGCGGCACCAAGCCCCCCAGTATTCGGAGATCTGCGGGTCATCAGCAACAGGGAATACTGTTCCATTCTCAAGATTTGCCAGATACAGTCCAGGCTGAGAATTAATTGATTTTGTAAAAATCAGTTCTGTTCCATTAAGATTTATATCACTGAAACCGGCAAGGTTTCCTTCCCCAATTCCGGTTCTTTCGATCGAACTTCCATCTGCTTTCATCCGATATGATTCTAAATTTTCTGAGTCGTTTCTTTCAACGGTGTACATGATGTACTGGCCGTCTGCAGTCCAGACCGGAGACGATTCCGATTCTGGACTGTCAGTAAGAAAAGTGATTTCTTCCACAAGCTCATCTGCAGAGATAATTTCCCCAGAATCTACGGTCTTTCCTGCAGCAACACAGATCAAACCGGAATCGGAATCAAAGTAGTAACGCGAAGCATTTGAGGTTTTGTTTAATCCCGAATCCTCTGTAAAGTTGTCGTATTCAGACAGTTCATTGGGTACTGCCTCCACAGGCAGGACGAGAATTACAATGAACAATAAAGAACAAAAACCTTTGAGTATTTCTCTCATGAGTCCTCACTGTTAACTTAAAAAATTAGATACATAATTATAAACGATTAATTATATAATATATCGAAACTTTAGTCCATATTATATTTTATTAACTGAATTCAGAAAACAAAACTCACAGTCGCTTTTTAATTCACATGTTAGCTGATACCCACAAATTTTTCCGTTGGTTCGTATTTGCTTCCCTGGTGACTTTTACTTATGGCACTTTTTCCTGATCCTGTTTTTGTGGGAAAAGCCGCTCTCCAGCATAGAGTGGAAAAAGAAAGATATACTGTATGGCAAATATGGTTGTACGGGTCAGAGAAATCATAATTTAGTCCTCTTGAGAGAAGCTCCCGATTTTTACCTACAAATTAGTCTGCTTGAACGAAGCGAAACAATCGAGTACTTTTGCGGTTACATCGCAACTCCCAGAAAATCTCCGATTTCCTGCGATCCCGAGGCGCAATTCGGGAAGAAAAACATTATTGTTTAAAACCATAACGTAGTCCTCTTGAGCGAAGCGTAGCGAAAAGGACCTCGTGCTGTTGCGATTACATCGCAACTCCCAGGAAATCTCCGATTTCCTGTGATCCTGAAGCGAAACTCGGGAAGAGAAACTCGGGTGGTACGCTTAGGATGAAAAAAGAAATAGAGGGCTTGCCCGAAAGCAGGGAAATAAGGCAGTTCCGGGCAAAGAAAAAAGATTCGGTACAGGTTTTTTTAGATTAAAGTCCTTTGTATCTTTTGAAGTTTTATCTCCCGTATATTTCCTTGTTTTAGTATATTTTCTTGTTCTGTATATTTTATACTCTGTATATTTTCCCTGTATAGTACAATCCATTTATTTTTCTGCTTTAGAGGAAAGTGCTTTTATGCGTTATATCCCGCAGCCAGGTTGACATTTACGTAGACTACTGCTTCATTAGTGTGCTTGTAGCCATAGTCATC containing:
- a CDS encoding trans-sulfuration enzyme family protein; the encoded protein is MERELKFATKCVHAGEEPDPVFGAHTTPIFQTSTFIFKNVEQGAARFAGEESGYVYTRIPPNTPTHAVLAEKVAVLEGGEAGQTFASGMAAITAVVLSTLKQGDHLISTDVVYGCTYSLFSEILPGFGIDVSFVDTSDIKKVRAAFKPETRMVFLETPANPTITVCDIREISKLAKAQGAICIVDNTFATPYFQKPLELGADISLSSCTKYIGGHADLLGGIVVGSRDFMKSLGKVVGYTGGIMGLHEAWLCIRGLKTLHIRMERHAENALTVANFLEAHPTVEWVRYPGLSNHPQHEVAKKQMSGYGGMLSFEIRGGVEAGRRLMDSVRLCSLAVSLGATDTLIQHPASMTHACIPGHIRNKVGIKDGLVRLSVGIEDPEDIIADLEQALSKVYCRRGNGFDPCN
- the pncB gene encoding nicotinate phosphoribosyltransferase, which encodes MIKSILDNDLYKFTMQMAVLELFPKAEAEYRFTNRGSHHFSEEFVEKLRRVIDEDISALMLTEDEYQWLGENCSFLKPMYLEYLKNFRFKPGEVEVCLTEEKELDIRIKGPWHSTILWEIVLMAAVSELYFTTIEKEWNGKEWDGNISATSESILTAYGEKILEIGKILEENGCLFAEFGTRRRRSFELHDQVMKTLLQIETLTGTSNVFFAKKYGLKPIGTVGHEWIMGTSALIGLRYANRFAFENWVEVYKGDLGIALTDTFGSEAFFKDMDLKLSKIYDGFRHDSGDPFTFVDRVIDHYRKMGIDPMKKVIVFSDALNAEAAIRLKKYCQDKINCSFGIGTSLTNNSEFFRESPPLNMVIKLHSVNGIPVVKLSDSPEKETGERDALRVANYIVGRKGLDE
- a CDS encoding type 1 glutamine amidotransferase domain-containing protein, giving the protein MKALVFGADGFEDLELFYPYHRLKEEGITTHVASMKKGPITGKHGYEITADIAFKDVNSADYDIIVISGGKGPEKMRLDKDALEIVKNFFKKNKPVASICHGPQVLVSADVIKGRKATCWIGIRDDIIAAGAQYEDSEVVVDGNLVSSRNPGDLHAFGREMIKLLK
- a CDS encoding TolB family protein, with protein sequence MREILKGFCSLLFIVILVLPVEAVPNELSEYDNFTEDSGLNKTSNASRYYFDSDSGLICVAAGKTVDSGEIISADELVEEITFLTDSPESESSPVWTADGQYIMYTVERNDSENLESYRMKADGSSIERTGIGEGNLAGFSDINLNGTELIFTKSINSQPGLYLANLENGTVFPVADDPQISEYWGAWCRLGKKITYTQKAAEIPSQLWIVDRDGSNKFRLGTSENVGTGKDWCPLGLRVIYSAKDSEDNSDLWVIDFYGTNQVRLTNTSCNEWNPSFSPNGKWIAYVSDEGGSPDIWLRDIEGNYRSRVTNNTGSPDSVPKWSPDGSKIVFAGYNPENNSEINSTNTDMINGSNINGSDIDANGSDIDEINGSNATTFESSDTATVSGSDIVIIKLVSSSYISPYPEITSVKAAPPEGVSPEGNVTISVTVLNEGGNASEGYISVSFPENETIEDVEGTGSSVDVYSKGNSIQGNTGEITAQYPLVELAEYDWGAGKEETLNVTVTPNNRTEEIVFFVRSWLKDDSNGTYIRDPSLSADRDQQGYAVYRYSTGILQSIQ
- a CDS encoding protealysin inhibitor emfourin; its protein translation is MHIDFESSGGYANIKLKYHGNTDTLPEEVADKLIQLVESSRIFDLKEKEVIPNLSGPPDVLHYKLMVHEGNMRISLSFNDITAPDSLLPLITFLQELAWDQIRKGK
- a CDS encoding M4 family metallopeptidase gives rise to the protein MNNFTKVGSDNKCFSTFIPPYVLDNMAKAGIEEAKSTILQSQYFREKRTETSKKMGMEAGLPKAVVPVGRAYVQVYDSENTTTFQKTLKRDQGGNSSPTGIESVDLTYDYVSKDRDFLKEKVINRNSLDNNGMDLICNVHFGVKYNNAFWDGEQITLGDGDGIIFTNFSKSLDVIAHELGHGVVQFTADFEYHGQSGALNEHFADVFGTVITQWVENQTSDKADWLIGDEIMGPELYGEALRSMSEPGTAYDNSILGKDPQPAHMKDIYTGTGDNGGVHINSGIMNKAFYLTAIEIGTDQAALIWYNALQNLWPTAIFKEAVGEIVKAARILAKNNKVDKDATQRVRTAFREVGLF